The following proteins come from a genomic window of Solwaraspora sp. WMMA2065:
- the recF gene encoding DNA replication/repair protein RecF — MYVRRLELIDFRSYQRVELTFEPGGSVLVGPNGVGKTNLVEALGYLATLGSHRVATDAPLVRVGADSAIIRGLVVHDQRELLVELEIVPGRANRARLGRSPTRRAREVIGALRLVLFAPEDLEIVRGDPAERRRYLDELLVTRLPRFAGVRADYDRVVKQRNALLRSAYLARKTGGGRGGDLSTLDVWDAHLARHGAELLAGRLELVTALAPHVAKAYDAVAATSAAAGISYRPSIDLPDAGTVPSAADRSALESALLAALGEARRSEVDRGVTLVGPHRDDLHLTIGSLPVKGYASHGESWSCALALRLAAYDLLRAEGIEPVLVLDDVFAELDSGRRERLAELVAGASQLLVTCAVAEDVPVALRGARFEVSRGEVRHVG, encoded by the coding sequence GTGTACGTCCGCCGTCTCGAACTGATCGACTTCCGCTCGTACCAGCGGGTCGAGCTCACCTTCGAACCGGGTGGCAGCGTGCTGGTCGGGCCGAACGGGGTCGGCAAGACCAACCTCGTCGAGGCGCTCGGCTACCTGGCGACGCTGGGTAGTCACCGGGTCGCCACCGACGCGCCGCTGGTCCGGGTCGGCGCCGATTCGGCGATCATCCGCGGCCTGGTCGTGCACGACCAACGGGAGCTGTTGGTCGAACTGGAGATCGTGCCGGGGCGGGCCAACCGGGCCAGGCTGGGTCGGTCGCCGACCCGCCGGGCGCGGGAGGTGATCGGTGCGCTGCGGCTGGTGCTGTTCGCCCCCGAGGATCTGGAGATCGTCCGGGGCGACCCGGCCGAACGCCGCCGCTACCTGGACGAGCTGCTGGTCACCAGGCTGCCCCGGTTCGCCGGCGTGCGGGCCGACTACGACCGGGTGGTCAAGCAGCGCAACGCGTTGCTGCGCAGCGCGTACCTCGCCCGCAAGACCGGTGGTGGCCGGGGCGGTGACCTGAGCACGCTGGACGTCTGGGACGCCCATCTGGCCCGGCACGGAGCCGAGCTGCTCGCCGGCCGGTTGGAGCTGGTCACCGCACTGGCCCCGCACGTGGCCAAGGCGTATGACGCGGTGGCGGCCACCAGCGCGGCGGCCGGCATCAGCTACCGGCCGTCGATCGATCTGCCGGATGCCGGGACCGTGCCGTCGGCGGCGGACCGGTCCGCGCTTGAGTCAGCGCTGCTGGCCGCGCTGGGCGAGGCCCGCCGCAGCGAGGTCGACCGTGGCGTCACCCTGGTCGGCCCGCACCGCGACGACCTGCATCTGACGATCGGCAGCCTGCCGGTGAAGGGGTACGCCAGCCACGGCGAATCCTGGTCCTGCGCGCTGGCGCTGCGGCTGGCCGCGTACGACCTGCTCCGCGCGGAAGGCATCGAGCCGGTCCTGGTCCTCGACGACGTGTTCGCCGAACTGGACAGCGGCCGCCGGGAACGGCTCGCCGAGTTGGTCGCCGGGGCCAGCCAACTGCTGGTGACCTGCGCGGTGGCCGAGGACGTCCCGGTAGCGTTGCGCGGGGCACGCTTCGAGGTCAGCCGTGGGGAGGTACGCCATGTCGGATGA
- a CDS encoding DciA family protein → MSDEPQHGEPAQAADQPPILPPPSTGPQLARAVLDAARARREANRPRRRTGGGSDTGGAGSGGRRLRGYSGPGPDPRDPQLFGDVLARLVKARGWQRPAAEATVFGAWERVVGPEVAKHSRPVKLENGELTVEAESTAWATQLRLLARSLLRQIAAEVGHNVVTKLHIHGPAAPSWSKGPRRVRGRGPRDTYG, encoded by the coding sequence ATGTCGGATGAGCCGCAGCACGGTGAGCCGGCGCAGGCTGCCGACCAGCCGCCGATCCTGCCCCCGCCGTCGACCGGCCCGCAGTTGGCCAGGGCGGTGCTGGACGCGGCCCGCGCCCGTCGAGAGGCGAACCGGCCCCGCCGCCGGACCGGTGGCGGCAGCGACACTGGCGGAGCCGGGTCGGGCGGCCGACGACTGCGCGGCTACTCGGGTCCGGGGCCGGACCCCCGCGATCCCCAGCTGTTCGGCGACGTGCTGGCCCGGCTGGTCAAGGCGCGCGGCTGGCAACGGCCGGCCGCCGAGGCGACCGTCTTCGGCGCCTGGGAACGGGTGGTCGGGCCGGAGGTGGCCAAGCACAGCCGCCCGGTCAAGTTGGAGAACGGCGAGTTGACGGTCGAGGCGGAGTCGACCGCGTGGGCGACCCAGCTACGTCTGCTCGCCCGCTCCTTGCTGCGCCAGATCGCCGCTGAGGTCGGGCACAACGTGGTGACGAAACTGCATATTCACGGCCCGGCCGCGCCATCCTGGTCGAAGGGACCGAGGCGGGTCCGTGGTCGTGGCCCGCGGGACACGTACGGTTGA
- the gyrB gene encoding DNA topoisomerase (ATP-hydrolyzing) subunit B produces MSAENNQEYGAESITVLEGLEAVRKRPGMYIGSTGERGLHHLVWEVVDNAVDEALAGHCDTIEVVLLADGGVRVTDNGRGFPVDLHPKLKKPGVEVALTVLHAGGKFDGKAYAVSGGLHGVGVSVVNALSVKMEVEIHKDGHVWRQQYANSKPTPLDKGEATNRTGSAVAFWPDPSIFETTEYAFETIYRRLQEMAFLNRGLTIQLRDERVADDDGKHREVTFCYKGGISDFVRHLNASKNPIHKSVVEFGAEEEGMSVEIAMQWNESYGESVYTFANTINTHEGGTHEEGFRSALTSVVNKYAMDKKLLKGDEKLSGEDIREGLAAIISVKLANPQFEGQTKTKLGNTPVKSFVQRVCNEWLVDWLDRNPAEGKMIITKATQAARARIAAQQARKLARRKSLLESGSMPGKLADCQSTDPRESEVFIVEGDSAGGSAKQGRDPRTQAILPIRGKILNVEKARIDRVLKNNEVQALITALGTGIHDDFDIDKLRYHKIVLMADADVDGQHIQTLLLTLLFRFMRPLVELGHVYLAAPPLYKIKWNRKGDDAQYAYSDRERDGLIVLRQQKKPNAKPDDIQRFKGLGEMNYPELWETTMNPATRTLRQVTLDDAATADELFSVLMGEDVEARRSFIQRNAKDVRFLDI; encoded by the coding sequence GTGTCAGCGGAGAACAACCAGGAGTACGGCGCCGAGTCGATCACCGTGCTGGAGGGCCTCGAGGCGGTCCGCAAGCGACCGGGCATGTACATCGGTTCGACCGGTGAGCGCGGCCTGCACCACCTGGTCTGGGAGGTCGTGGACAACGCGGTCGACGAGGCGCTGGCCGGGCACTGCGACACCATCGAGGTGGTGCTGCTCGCCGACGGCGGGGTGCGGGTCACCGACAACGGCCGCGGTTTCCCGGTGGACCTGCATCCAAAGCTGAAGAAGCCGGGTGTCGAGGTCGCCCTGACCGTGCTGCACGCCGGCGGCAAGTTCGACGGCAAGGCGTACGCGGTCTCCGGTGGCCTGCACGGGGTCGGTGTCTCGGTGGTCAACGCGCTCTCCGTGAAGATGGAGGTCGAGATCCACAAGGACGGCCACGTCTGGCGGCAGCAGTACGCCAACTCGAAGCCGACGCCGCTGGACAAGGGCGAGGCGACGAACCGGACCGGGTCCGCGGTCGCCTTTTGGCCGGATCCGTCGATCTTCGAGACCACCGAGTACGCGTTCGAGACGATCTACCGCCGGTTGCAGGAGATGGCCTTCCTCAACCGTGGGCTGACCATCCAGCTGCGCGACGAGCGGGTGGCTGATGACGACGGAAAGCACCGCGAGGTCACTTTCTGCTACAAGGGTGGTATTTCGGACTTCGTCCGCCATCTCAACGCCTCGAAGAACCCGATCCACAAGAGCGTGGTCGAGTTCGGCGCGGAGGAGGAGGGCATGTCGGTCGAGATCGCCATGCAGTGGAACGAATCGTACGGCGAGTCGGTCTACACCTTCGCCAACACCATCAACACCCACGAGGGCGGCACCCACGAGGAGGGCTTCCGGTCCGCGTTGACCAGCGTGGTCAACAAGTACGCCATGGACAAGAAGCTACTCAAGGGCGACGAGAAGCTCTCCGGCGAGGACATCCGGGAAGGGCTCGCCGCGATCATCTCGGTCAAGCTGGCCAACCCGCAGTTCGAGGGCCAGACCAAGACCAAGCTGGGCAACACCCCGGTGAAGAGCTTCGTGCAGCGGGTCTGCAACGAGTGGCTGGTCGACTGGCTGGACCGCAACCCGGCCGAAGGCAAGATGATCATCACGAAGGCCACCCAGGCGGCCCGCGCCCGGATCGCCGCCCAGCAGGCCCGCAAGCTGGCCCGGCGCAAGTCGTTGCTGGAGTCCGGGTCGATGCCGGGCAAGCTGGCCGACTGCCAGTCCACCGACCCGCGCGAGTCGGAGGTCTTCATCGTCGAGGGCGACTCGGCCGGCGGCTCGGCCAAGCAGGGGCGGGATCCGCGTACCCAGGCGATCCTGCCGATCCGGGGCAAGATCCTCAACGTGGAGAAGGCCCGGATCGACCGGGTGCTGAAGAACAACGAGGTCCAGGCGCTGATCACCGCGCTGGGCACCGGCATCCACGACGACTTCGACATCGACAAGCTGCGCTACCACAAGATCGTGTTGATGGCCGACGCTGACGTGGACGGCCAGCACATCCAGACGCTGCTGCTGACCCTGCTGTTCCGGTTCATGCGTCCGCTGGTCGAGCTGGGCCACGTCTACCTCGCTGCCCCGCCGCTGTACAAGATCAAGTGGAACCGGAAGGGCGACGACGCGCAGTACGCGTACTCCGACCGGGAACGCGACGGACTGATCGTGCTGCGCCAGCAGAAGAAGCCGAACGCCAAGCCGGACGACATCCAGCGCTTCAAGGGCCTGGGAGAGATGAACTACCCCGAGCTGTGGGAGACGACGATGAACCCGGCGACGCGTACGCTGCGTCAGGTGACTCTGGACGACGCAGCAACCGCCGACGAGCTGTTCAGCGTTCTGATGGGTGAGGACGTCGAGGCGAGGCGCTCCTTCATCCAGCGCAACGCCAAGGACGTCCGCTTCCTGGACATCTAG
- the gyrA gene encoding DNA gyrase subunit A, whose protein sequence is MTDTPESFGSEPDPVAAAAAAVARHDRIEPVGLEVEMQRSYLDYAMSVIVGRALPDVRDGLKPVHRKILYAMFDSGYRPDRGYVKCSRVVGDVMGQFHPHGDSAIYDALVRMAQPWSLRYPLVDGNGNFGSPGNDPAAAMRYTECKLDPLAMEMLRDIDEDTVDFQDNYDGRAKEPVILPARIPNLLINGSEGIAVGMATKIPPHNLREIAAAVQWCLENPEVDEATTLEALIEIVKGPDFPTAGLIVGTTPIQDAYRTGRGSIRMRAVVEVEEDKKGRTSLVVTELPYQVNPDNLAERVAELIKEGKIGGIADIRDESSGRTGMRLVLVLKRDAVAKVVLNNLYKHTQLQETFGANMLALVDGVPRTLNLAQFIRFYVEHQIDVIRRRTAYRLRKAEERAHILRGLVKALDMLDEVIALIRRSPTVEDSRQGLMRLLDVDEIQATAILDMQLRRLAALERQKIIDELARIELEITDLKDILAKPERQRRIVSEELGEIVAKWGDERRTKIVPFDGEVSMEDLIAREDVVVTITRTGYAKRTKVDLYRSQRRGGKGVSGATLRQDDIVSHFFIASTHDWMLFFTNKGRVYRAKAYELPEASRTARGQHVANLLAFQPDEHIAQVIRIPNYQVAPYLVLATRNGLVKKTRLEEFDSNRSGGIIGINLRDADELVGAALAGGADDLLLVSKNAQAIRFTATDEALRPMGRATSGVIGMRFTDTDELLAMAVVREGMDLDVLVATNGGYAKRTPIEEYPVQGRGGKGVLTAKITERRGGLVGAVVISPDDELFAITSNGGVIRTPVKPVRRTRDRNTMGVKLMDLPDGVTIVAIARNADEPDEQD, encoded by the coding sequence GTGACGGATACTCCCGAGTCCTTCGGCAGCGAGCCGGATCCCGTGGCAGCCGCCGCGGCTGCGGTCGCCCGCCACGATCGCATCGAGCCGGTCGGGCTGGAAGTCGAGATGCAGCGTTCGTACCTCGACTACGCGATGAGCGTGATCGTCGGGCGGGCGCTGCCGGACGTACGGGACGGGCTCAAGCCCGTACACCGCAAGATCCTCTACGCCATGTTCGACTCGGGCTACCGGCCGGACCGGGGCTACGTCAAGTGCTCCCGGGTCGTCGGCGACGTGATGGGTCAGTTCCACCCGCACGGCGACTCGGCCATCTACGACGCGCTGGTCCGGATGGCGCAGCCCTGGTCGCTGCGGTACCCGCTGGTCGACGGCAACGGCAACTTCGGCTCCCCGGGCAACGATCCGGCAGCCGCGATGCGCTACACAGAGTGCAAGCTCGACCCGCTGGCGATGGAGATGCTGCGGGACATCGACGAGGACACCGTCGACTTCCAGGACAACTACGACGGGCGGGCCAAGGAACCGGTGATCCTGCCGGCCCGGATCCCCAACCTGCTGATCAACGGCTCCGAGGGCATCGCGGTCGGCATGGCCACCAAGATCCCGCCGCACAACCTGCGGGAGATCGCGGCGGCGGTGCAGTGGTGCCTGGAGAACCCGGAGGTCGACGAGGCGACCACGCTCGAGGCGCTGATCGAGATCGTCAAGGGCCCGGACTTCCCGACCGCCGGTCTGATCGTCGGCACCACCCCGATCCAGGACGCCTACCGCACCGGTCGCGGGTCGATCCGGATGCGGGCCGTGGTCGAGGTCGAGGAGGACAAGAAGGGCCGGACGTCGCTGGTCGTCACCGAACTGCCGTACCAGGTCAACCCGGACAACCTTGCCGAGCGGGTCGCCGAGCTGATCAAGGAGGGCAAGATCGGCGGGATCGCCGACATCCGCGACGAGTCCTCCGGGCGTACCGGCATGCGGCTGGTGCTGGTGCTCAAGCGCGACGCCGTCGCCAAGGTGGTGCTTAACAACCTCTACAAGCACACCCAGCTGCAGGAGACGTTCGGCGCCAACATGCTGGCCCTGGTCGACGGGGTGCCGCGCACGCTGAACCTGGCGCAGTTCATCCGGTTCTACGTCGAGCACCAGATCGACGTGATCCGGCGGCGCACCGCGTACCGGCTGCGCAAGGCCGAGGAGCGGGCGCACATCCTGCGCGGTCTGGTCAAGGCGCTGGACATGCTCGACGAGGTGATCGCCCTGATCCGGCGGTCGCCGACGGTCGAGGACTCCCGGCAGGGCCTGATGCGGCTGCTCGACGTCGACGAGATCCAGGCCACCGCGATCCTGGACATGCAGCTGCGCCGGCTGGCGGCCCTCGAACGGCAGAAGATCATCGACGAGCTCGCCCGGATCGAGCTGGAAATCACCGACCTCAAGGACATTCTGGCCAAGCCCGAGCGGCAGCGGCGGATCGTCTCGGAGGAGCTCGGCGAGATTGTCGCCAAGTGGGGCGACGAGCGGCGGACGAAGATCGTGCCGTTCGACGGCGAGGTCTCGATGGAGGACCTGATCGCCCGCGAGGACGTGGTGGTCACCATCACCCGCACCGGGTACGCCAAGCGGACCAAGGTCGACCTCTACCGCTCGCAGCGCCGGGGCGGCAAGGGCGTCAGCGGTGCGACGCTGCGCCAGGACGACATCGTCAGCCACTTCTTCATCGCGTCCACCCATGACTGGATGCTGTTCTTCACCAACAAGGGCCGGGTCTACCGGGCGAAGGCCTACGAGTTGCCGGAGGCATCCCGTACCGCCCGTGGCCAGCACGTGGCCAACCTGTTGGCCTTCCAGCCGGACGAACACATCGCCCAGGTCATCCGGATCCCGAACTACCAGGTGGCGCCCTACCTGGTGCTGGCGACCCGCAACGGCCTGGTGAAGAAGACCCGGCTGGAGGAGTTCGACTCGAACCGCTCCGGTGGGATCATCGGCATCAACCTGCGGGACGCCGACGAACTGGTCGGAGCGGCTCTCGCCGGCGGGGCCGACGACCTGCTGCTGGTCTCCAAGAACGCCCAGGCGATCCGGTTCACCGCGACCGACGAGGCGCTGCGTCCGATGGGGCGGGCTACATCGGGGGTGATCGGGATGCGGTTCACCGACACCGACGAACTGCTCGCCATGGCGGTCGTCCGGGAGGGGATGGACCTGGATGTTTTGGTCGCCACCAACGGCGGGTACGCGAAACGTACTCCGATCGAGGAGTATCCGGTGCAGGGCCGGGGAGGCAAGGGTGTGCTGACTGCGAAGATCACCGAGCGCCGCGGTGGTCTCGTCGGCGCGGTCGTCATCAGTCCGGACGACGAGCTCTTCGCGATCACCAGCAACGGTGGCGTGATCCGGACTCCGGTGAAGCCTGTACGACGTACCCGGGACCGGAACACAATGGGGGTCAAGCTCATGGACCTCCCAGACGGCGTGACCATCGTGGCCATTGCTCGCAATGCCGACGAGCCTGACGAACAGGACTAG